Proteins found in one Drosophila innubila isolate TH190305 chromosome X, UK_Dinn_1.0, whole genome shotgun sequence genomic segment:
- the LOC117787478 gene encoding NADH-cytochrome b5 reductase-like, whose translation MNYRIFSCLLFMPDNEIDETDCCGNGCTNCILDNDNKPKPSKLALLAGKRNVILSYTNFRLISNKTHNGDAQIRLLHFVYAATTEDEDGDDDTILDIPPGHHVMLRAQLTDHATPLLRPYSPYWTDFAGKEFKILVKLQPDGAMSGFLSALQPLQVLQFRGPIGNYVHDTSSAKCIVIIAQGVAIAPTMPLVSQVLDNEDDINRIRHLICAQDLQHVYFRERLLEFAQYWNYHSCLYLTHQECTCSSNGREHPCEHLRKQLRYKEAAHTGRLDAKQLASQVLPQEESIIVIVAGHSSFQRHMREVAVNALNVTDDNIFLL comes from the coding sequence ATGAACTATCGCATCtttagttgtttgttgttcaTGCCTGATAACGAGATCGACGAAACCGATTGCTGCGGCAATGGATGCACCAACTGCATTCtggacaacgacaacaagccAAAGCCCAGCAAACTTGCATTGCTGGCGGGAAAGCGCAATGTTATTTTGAGCTACACCAATTTCCGGCTGATAAGTAATAAGACGCATAACGGCGATGCACAAATACGACTGTTACACTTTGTCTACGCTGCTACGACTGAGGATGAAGATGGCGACGACGATACTATATTGGACATTCCGCCGGGTCATCATGTCATGTTGCGCGCTCAGTTGACTGATCATGCGACGCCGCTGTTGCGCCCCTACTCACCCTATTGGACAGACTTTGCTGGCAAAGAGTTCAAAATTCTGGTCAAACTGCAGCCGGATGGAGCCATGTCCGGATTCTTGTCAGCGTTGCAACCGTTGCAGGTGCTACAGTTTCGCGGTCCCATTGGGAACTATGTGCACGACACGAGCAGCGCTAAATGTATTGTCATAATAGCGCAGGGCGTGGCCATTGCGCCCACGATGCCACTAGTCTCCCAGGTGTTGGACAACGAGGATGACATAAATCGCATACGACATCTGATATGTGCCCAGGACTTGCAGCACGTTTACTTTCGTGAACGCTTGCTAGAGTTTGCTCAGTACTGGAATTACCACAGCTGTCTCTATCTGACGCATCAGGAATGCACCTGTAGCTCTAACGGAAGAGAGCATCCTTGTGAGCATTTACGCAAGCAGCTGCGCTACAAGGAGGCAGCACACACTGGACGCCTCGATGCCAAGCAGCTGGCTTCTCAAGTGTTGCCCCAAGAAGAATCTATCATAGTCATCGTAGCCGGACATTCCAGTTTTCAGCGGCACATGCGTGAAGTAGCAGTCAACGCTTTGAACGTAACGGacgataatatatttttattgtaa
- the LOC117793596 gene encoding transmembrane protein 185B translates to MNLESLFRDFNPCKFIVHCSLFTFVTLFALRLDGYIDWPYWAIFTPLWVWKCTAILGAIVGAIVWCRYPHYRLEGDSYTQFKAMLISLSLHLILLMFELLACDKLTSERHLWVLVFIPLIFGSVVSVGACVWAVKHDRSFELELFLAVNALQFVSLPLKLDKFVYWNWDVVFVPMWIVICLSLVSVLYNIIFCGIMMRTPEVSLQQKKAALNAAVGNICTVLPLLCFQVVICDKLDGEIKFPYIVVFAPLLVSILALIVLSFTAKGGNMWWFGIRKSFSQFLLSAMPFLQEYGNISYHAETQSNAGQSVPLDASSSSTSNMAATEPLHEFSKHDKKSKKAAKNDIMKPVVPFISIDLPD, encoded by the exons ATGAATCTTGAATCGTTATTTCGTGACTTTAATCCATG TAAATTTATAGTGCACTGCAGCCTATTTACGTTTGTAACGCTATTTGCGTTGCGCCTTGATGGTTACATAG attgGCCCTATTGGGCCATATTTACGCCATTGTGGGTCTGGAAATGCACCGCCATATTGGGCGCCATTGTTGGCGCCATTGTGTGGTGCCGTTATCCGCACTATCGCCTGGAAGGCGACTCCTACACACAGTTCAAGGCAATGCTAATCTCATTATCACTGCATCTCATATTGCTAATGTTCGAGCTGCTCGCATGCGATAAACTCACTTCGGAACGTCATCTCTGGGTGCTTGTCTTTATACCATTGATCTTTGGATCTGTCGTCAGTGTGGGAGCCTGCGTTTGGGCCGTTAAACATGATCGTTCCTTTGAGCTGGAACTGTTTTTGGCTGTCAAtgcattgcaatttgtttCGCTGCCTTTGAAGCTAGATAAGTTCGTCTATTGGAATTGGGATGTTGTCTTTGTGCCCATGTGGATTGTCATTTGCTTGAGCCTGGTCAGTGTGCTCTACAATATCATATTCTGTGGCATCATGATGCGCACTCCCGAGGTCTCCTTGCAACAAAAGAAGGCGGCCCTGAATGCGGCCGTTGGCAACATTTGTACCGTCCTGCCGCTGCTCTGTTTTCAG GTGGTCATCTGTGACAAACTGGATGGTGAAATCAAGTTTCCGTATATTGTTGTGTTTGCCCCACTGCTCGTCTCAATACTGGCACTCATCGTCCTCAGCTTCACCGCCAAAGGGGGTAACATGTGGTGGTTTGGCATACGGAAATCGTTTAGCCAATTTCTGCTGTCTGCAATGCCATTCCTGCAGGAATATGGCAACATTAGCTATCATGCGGAGACACAAAGTAATGCCGGCCAATCGGTGCCACTGGATGCATCCTCATCGTCCACTAGCAACATGGCAGCCACTGAGCCACTGCACGAGTTCAGCAAGCATGATAAGAAGAGCAAGAAGGCGGCCAAGAATGATATTATGAAGCCAGTGGTGCCATTCATCAGCATTGATTTGCCTGATTAG